From the Osmerus eperlanus chromosome 21, fOsmEpe2.1, whole genome shotgun sequence genome, one window contains:
- the atp5f1b gene encoding ATP synthase subunit beta, mitochondrial, with the protein MLGAVGRCCTGALQALKPGVHPLKALVGSPAVLSRRDYAAPAVAAAAASGQIVAVIGAVVDVQFDDDLPPILNALEVAGRESRLVLEVAQHLGENTVRTIAMDGTEGLVRGQKVLDTGAPIRIPVGPETLGRIMNVIGEPIDERGPISTKHTAPIHAEAPEFTDMSVEQEILVTGIKVVDLLAPYAKGGKIGLFGGAGVGKTVLIMELINNVAKAHGGYSVFAGVGERTREGNDLYHEMIESGVINLKDTTSKVALVYGQMNEPPGARARVALTGLTVAEYFRDQEGQDVLLFIDNIFRFTQAGSEVSALLGRIPSAVGYQPTLATDMGTMQERITTTKKGSITSVQAIYVPADDLTDPAPATTFAHLDATTVLSRAIAELGIYPAVDPLDSTSRIMDPNIVGAEHYDVARGVQKILQDYKSLQDIIAILGMDELSEEDKLIVSRARKIQRFLSQPFQVAEVFTGHMGKLVPLKETISGFQSILNGEYDALPEQAFYMVGAIEEVVEKAAKLAEEHS; encoded by the exons ATGTTAGGAGCTGTGGGACGTTGCTGCACCGGGGCTCTGCAGGCTCTGAAGCCTGGAGTTCATCCACTGAAGGCCCTCGTTGGATCCCCAGCTGTTCTCTCAC GGAGAGACTATGCAGCTCCAGCtgtcgccgccgccgccgctagTGGGCAAATCGTAGCGGTCATCGGTGCCGTTGTCGACGTCCAGTTCGACGAcgacctccctcccatcctcaatGCTCTCGAGGTCGCTGGCCGCGAGTCCAGACTCGTTCTGGAAGTGGCACAGCATCTTG GGGAGAACACCGTGCGCACCATTGCTATGGATGGTACCGAAGGTTTAGTCCGTGGGCAGAAGGTTCTGGACACTGGTGCCCCCATCAGAATCCCAGTTGGGCCTGAGACTCTGGGAAGAATCATGAATGTTATTGGAGAGCCCATTGATGAGAGGGGTCCAATTTCCACCAAGCA CACTGCCCCCATCCACGCTGAGGCCCCAGAGTTCACCGACATGAGTGTGGAGCAGGAGATCCTGGTTACTGGCATCAAGGTGGTGGACCTTCTGGCTCCCTATGCCAAGGGAGGCAAGATTG GTCTGTTCGGTGGTGCTGGTGTGGGCAAGACTGTGCTGATCATGGAGCTGATTAACAACGTGGCCAAGGCCCATGGTGGTTACTCTGTGTTTGCCGGAGTGGGAGAGCGTACCCGTGAAGGAAATGACTTGTACCATGAAATGATTGAGTCTGGTGTCATCAACCTGAAAGACACCACCTCCAAG gtagCGCTGGTGTACGGACAGATGAACGAGCCCCCAGGTGCCCGCGCCAGAGTGGCCCTGACTGGCCTGACTGTGGCTGAGTACTTCCGTGACCAGGAGGGTCAGGATGTGCTGCTCTTCATTGACAACATCTTCCGCTTCACCCAGGCTGGCTCCGAG GTGTCTGCCCTGCTGGGTCGTATCCCCTCTGCTGTGGGTTACCAGCCCACCCTGGCCACTGACATGGGTACCATGCAGGAGAGAATCACCACCACCAAGAAGGGTTCCATCACCTCTGTGCAG GCCATCTACGTGCCTGCTGATGACTTGACTGACCCCGCCCCAGCCACCACCTTCGCTCACTTGGACGCCACCACTGTGCTGTCCCGTGCCATCGCTGAGCTGGGAATCTACCCCGCCGTGGACCCTCTGGATTCCACCTCCCGTATCATGGACCCCAACATTGTCGGAGCTGAGCACTATGACGTCGCCCGTGGCGTGCAGAAGATCCTCCAG GACTACAAGTCCCTGCAGGATATCATTGCCATCCTGGGTATGGATGAGTTGTCTGAGGAGGACAAGCTGATCGTGTCACGCGCCCGCAAGATCCAGCGTTTCTTGTCCCAGCCCTTCCAGGTGGCTGAGGTGTTCACTGGTCACATGGGCAAACTGGTGCCCCTGAAGGAAACCATTTCTGGTTTCCAGAGCATTCTGAATG GTGAGTACGATGCCCTCCCAGAGCAGGCCTTCTACATGGTGGGCGCCATCGAGGAGGTGGTCGAGAAGGCTGCGAAACTGGCTGAAGAGCACTCATAA